Genomic window (Pongo abelii isolate AG06213 chromosome 4, NHGRI_mPonAbe1-v2.0_pri, whole genome shotgun sequence):
tacaatacagcaattaaaaaataatacagtacaACTATTTACACAacgtttatttattttgtatttttgtagagatggagtcttgctatgctgcccaggctggattcaaactcctgggctcaggtgatcctcctgcctcagcctcctcagcatcctggattgcaggcatgtgccgcTGTGGCCAGCTACAGTAGCATTTACGTTGTTATGTATCCTAAGTAGGCAAGAGATGACTTAAAATACACGGGAGGATGCATGCAGATTATACACAGATACGACATTTCACCTAAGAGAGTTGCGTGTCCTTGAATCTTGCCTTTCCTGAGGGTTGCCTGGAACCAGTCCTCTGTGGAGACTGAGGAATGACTGTACACCCAGTTGTTCTGCTGCCTGTTGTTGACAGAAGTACATCCAGTTGTTCTGATGccttttgttgaaaagactctttTTCCTCATTTGGTTACTTGGCACCTTTGACCTGAGACTGTCTGGACTCTCTCTTCTGTTTTGTGCATCATTTTGTCTGACTTTGCTCCACTTCACGAGGCTTGATTCTTGCAGCCTCGTCCTGAATCTTGCAGGCGAGTGGTGCCAGTTCCCAGTTCCAAGCTCTCTTGCTGTTAGAAGTCACTGTGGATTCACTTCAGTGTCACCCGGCACGTGATTAACCCCTCAGTCTAACAGATACCATACACTATTCAGAagcttaaaatgtaatttttaatgaaataaaacttttaccatattttatgaaatattttatttacaatattttaataaaatagaatccAGACATCTGTTGAGCCCGCAGTTGGTACAGTACCAGTGTGGGGACTCCGGGAAGCAGGGCCGTGAGACGAGGaggagcagctgcagagggtgctgTCTGGAGAAGACGCCTTGGAGCCGGCTCTGTGGAGAGCTCCCACCACCGTACGGATCGGAGCCGGAGGCCTCCTGTGACCCCAGGCCACATGCCTACTTCACCCCCCACCCAGGTACTTACacgtgtcttagtctgttttctgttgctgtaacagaaaaccgcagactgagtaatttataaagaacagaagctTACGTGGCtcgtggttctggaggctgggaagtccaagagcacaGTGCCGGCACCTGGTGCTGGTCCTCCCATGGTGCAGGCAGAAGCAAGCTCAAGACAGAGAAATGGAGCCAGACTCATCCTTTATCAGGAACCCAGCCCTGCAGTACAGCATTCCTGCCTCCCTGAGGGCTGGCCCTGTGACCTGCTCACCTCTTAAAGACCCTCtgcttaatactgttacaatggcaataaGTTTCCATTGGAAACTTAAGAACTTTGGGGGATTCCTTCAAACCACAGCAACATGAAATCCCTGTCAACTTTTACTCCCTTCAGTTCCTTTTTAAGTAGTTAAATATTTTTCACAACGTTTGCTTTCACTATGAAATTTCTCCTGttctctttgtatttatttgtttgtggAACTCTCCAAAATGTCTTTGGAAAGAATGCAGCACATTGAAATTTATAATCCATTCATGGTTTAGACTCATGATTGGTGAATAGGTGCTTTttctctgcatgtgtgtgtgtgcacactctccctcttccctcccctcaccctctcACTAATGCACACACACTTTAAGTGTATGGGCCCAGGTTATGGCGGTAGCTACATTTTGAAAATCAAAGGCGAGAAAAGTTAACCAAGAGCGTCACGTGATACCATGTGATGGCCACCTATGTGGCGTAAGTATCAGAAAACCTCCTGCCATGAgcaggccagacacggtggctcacgcctgtaatcccaacattttgggaggccgaggcaggcggatcatttgaggtcaggagtttaagaccagcctggccaacatggtgaaaccagatctctactaaatatacaaaaatagctgggcatggtggtgggcacctatagtcctagctactctggaggctgaggcatgagaatcgcttgaacctgggaggtggaggttgcagtgagcctagatggcatcactacactccagcctgggcaacagagcaagactccaactcaaaaaaaaaaaagaacaagagaaaccTTGTCTCGAGTGACCCTGGCACCTCCTGGAAGCCTGCTCATGCCCAACTGGTGAGAGGCAGGGGACCTAGCCGGGTTGTCTGTCAGCTGCTGCAGGACGTGGCGGGTCATCTTGAGTTGTGCAGGCTGTGGTGGAGGCCAAGGCTGTGCCCATTTTGTGCCTTCTCCTGCCTTCATTGTCCTTCCACAGACAAGTTCACCCTCCCCTGGGTCTTGTGTGTCCTGGGGGCTCAGTGGTTGGTACAGTGCACAGAACCCACCACTTTATGGACCATCAGAGTCTGTCACTTCACCTGGCTTCAGAGATGGATGTGTGCTTAGACGTTTGGAACGCTTTGTTGAAGCGTATTGCACGTTGGTCATCACGGGGTGAACACGCTGAGCTGGGCGGTCCATGTTTGCTTTATCCAGACTCCCCTAGAGTTTGCGTGTTAGCACGTGTGCCCCAGTATGCCCCTTTCTTCCCTCGGCACCCTCCCTCTGCGTGTGTCTTTGTGCAGGTGTAAGGATGTATGTATGCGTGTACATATgtaagtgtgcgtgtgtgtctgtgtgtgtatgtacatgggCACACACATGCCTTTTAAAAGTTACAGTGCTGAACACTGCACCCAGAGAATTTGGCCTGATGTGGGCCCCGTCCTCTCTGTATTGCAGACTCCGTGGATACTGAGGACTCGGCCTCTTCTCAGAAGTTGGATTTGTCAGCAGAAATGGTGCCTGGTCCCCTGCCAGCCCCCGGAAAGTGCAGGAAGCGAAGAATGCCTAGTGGAAGATTCCAGACGTTTTCGGACCAGGAGGGTCTGGGCTGCCTGGAGAGAACTCATGGGTCCTCCATGCCCGAGGAGAGCCTGAGCAGACAGAACAGCTCAGAAAGCAGGAACGGGAGGACCTTGTCTCTGCCTGAGGCCTCGGAGACTGAGGAGCAGAGGTCTCGGGGCATGACCGACAACAGAGAGGTGAGAGAAGGGCTGGAGGGCAGCAGGCCCATGGCACCCCCTTCCTAATGAGGGGCTGCTACGGCTTTGGCGGTGCCGTGATTGCGCCTACGGCACTGACCGTGTCCCTCCCTAATGCGGGGCTGTTAGGGCTTTGGCGGTGCCGTGATTACGCCTACGGCACGGACCGTGTCCCTCCCTAATGCGGGGCTGTTAGGGCTTTGGCGATGCCGTGATTACGCCTACGGCACTGACCGTGTCCCTCCCTAATGCGGGGCTGTTAGGGCTTTGGCGGTGCCGTGATTGCGCCTACGGCACTGACCGTGTCCCTCCCTAATGCGGGGCTGCTACGGCTTTGGCGGTGCCGTGATTACGCCTATGGCACTGACCGTGTCCCTCCCTAATGCGGGGCTGCTACGGCTTTGGCGGTGCCGTGATTACGCCTATGGCACTGACCGTGTCCCTCCCTAATGCGGGGCTGTTACGGCTTTGGCAATGCCGTGATTACGCCTATGGCACTGACCGTGTCCCTCCCTAATGCGGGGCTGTTAGGGCTTTGGCGGTGCCGTGATTACGCCTACGGCACTGACCGTGTCCCTCCCTAATGCGGGGCTGTTACGGCTTTGGCAATGCCATGATTACACCTGTGGCACTGACTGTGTCCCAGGATGAAGGGAACCATCACACTTAGGTTTCCAGGGCGCTTGCTGCTGCGTTTTGTTGGACGTGTGCCTCTGTGCCACACGCTGCTCCTGCGGTGCTGTTCTGAGTGGAAGCCCCATGGTGGAGAGAGGGGACTTTGTCTCCAAAGTTGGAATCGGGCGTCTTAGCCGGCTGAGCCATTGATGACCCTGTCATGAGGGGAGGATCCTGGAGGTCGCTGTGATGAGAGACCGAGTCACTCCGCCTTCAGGGTGACCTAGAGGCCAGGGGGCAACTGGCACAGGCCCAGTCAGAGGCGTTGAGACACACCTGCTGTAGACATGAGTACAGACCACCCAGAGGGGAACAGGCAGGGGCTGTTCACTTGGTACTTGCCACAGCGAGGGCTTCAGACTCCCAGGCAGGCAGAGGAGCGTGAAGGTGCGGAACTTTGGGACAGGAAAGGAGGCATGGCTGGAGCTACAGGCGGCTCCCTAGCAGCATGGGGTGGGGGGGTCCCAGAGCTGGGTGGGGCGTGTTTGACATCCCCGGCAGGTCCTGAGCTggaaggaggcagagatgggggaGGTGGGCGGTCTCTGTTTCAGCGTTATTGTTTGACTCCGGGCCGTTGCTGGGGACAGCGTCTGGCACCCTCTACCAGCCTGACTGTGGGCACAGGCTGCTTCCTGGGCAGCTCCCTTTGAACATAGGCTCTGACCGCGGCCTGGGCGTGTCTTCCACTTCCCTGTCTGGGTTGACGGGGGGGAATCTGGGGCCTGCTTGAGTTGGGAATCTGTGGGCCCCATCCTGTCCTGTCATCGAGACCTCACTCATCCAGGACTGGTGCACCTGGCTAAGCCTCACTGGGCGGGCACTGCTGAGCTGCCCTCCACCTGGCTCAGGGCTGGGGCCTCAGGGCACCTGTCCTCCCCTCCGTGGTGCGAGGGCATCCCAGGGTACGTTCGGGCACCTGCTGGCATTCAGGACCTCAGTTACTGACTCGCTGGCCTCATGATGTTGTTTCCATCACAGCCGTCTCCCGGGTCACACTCGGCTCTACCCAGGAAGAAGACGGCCCTGCAGGCGGCGCTCCTGGAGACGCTCTTGGACCTGGTGGACAGGAGCTGGGGCGGCTGCAGGTCCCTGCACAGCAATGAGGCATTCCTTGGTGAGTCAGGGCGGCCGCTGCTCTTGCCCTGTAGGCAGCGTCTGTATGGGTTCCGGGGTCCTCTGCGTGTGGTGACCTAGGAGTCATCTCAGCCCCAGGTGTCCTACGCCCCCTCGCATGAGCGTGTGGTGGTCCTGCGCCTGGGCCCTCCCTGGCAGTCTCTGCCTCTCACAGTGGCCAGGGCTCTTAGGAGACACCACATGGGCCTGGGCCTGTGGGTCCCCTGCTGTGCTCTGGGGTGTTGGGGGGCCTGTCACCTCATTTTGCTCAAAATGCTGTCCAAAAGGGCTTGGTTCTGATGGCTGTGATCACATGGAGATTTGGAGTTTGGAAGCTGCTCAGCATCTTCTCCCCCGACCCGAGCGTGTAGCCTGTGCTGGGCCTGGATTGCAGAGCTTTTGGTTGGTGTGGGGCCCAGGAGGGTGGTCCCTCCCCAGATAGGACTTGGGTCTGTTTGATTCTGCCAGGCAACCTGTACATGAGCACACTGGGGCCTCCCTCATCCGGGGTCACACTGGGAGACCAGGAGATGCTGCGTCCCCAGCGGCACCTTCTCTTTGTCCTGCAGCCTggggtgtggttgtgtgtgtcgCTCAGGAGCCTAGCCAGTGTGCTCCTCCCGGCAGACCCTGGGCACGGCTCTGAGCTGTCTGAGTGCCCCTTGCAGTGTTATAGCCCCTCAGCTCCTAGAATGAGGATGCCTTGCAGTCGCAGCCCACCTGGACCCCAGCCCCATAAACCTCCCCTCTCCCTAGGCTGGTGTCCTGCGGGAACTTCCTGAGCTTGTCATCGTCGGTGGCGGGGGGACTGTCACAGGCCCAGGCCACTGTCCCAGTGTGGAGTTGCCAGCTGTCGTCTGCACGGCGATTTCCACACAGGGCAGTCAGTGTTTGTGGAAGGCGCAGCGAGTTGTGGCGGCACAACTGAAACCTTGAGACGCGGCCCCTGGTTGCCCCTTTTCTTGGAGGTCACCTCTTCTCTTCAGTTCCCACCCTGCCCGTGTGTGGATGCACAGAGCCTGAGGTGGTTTTGTGGCGCCAACACCCCTTTCCCCCCTCCCTGCCTGCCGTCTTTTTGAGGCATCGTCTGTGTGATTCAAAACATACTGAGCcgattttgttttatatttcatccTTTAAGCCTAAATGCTAACGTAATATTTGATTTTCACTCCTAGCTCAGGCAAGACACATCTTGTCATCTGTTGAAGAATTCACAGCAGCTCAGGACGGCTCTGCGATGGTGGGTGAAGACGTCGGCTCCCTGGCTCTGGAGAGTAAGTCCCTGCAAAGCCGCCTTgctgagcagcagcagcagcacgcGCGGGAGATGAGCGACGTGACGGCGGAGCTGCACCGCACACACAAGGAGCTGGTGAGCCCGCCCTGGCGCTGTGTCTGTGTCCATGTGACTGGGGGAAACATGGCTCTGACGTCCAGGAACGAGGGCGGCTCCTTGATGCCACACTGTCCCAACCGCCATCTCTGCAGCCCCACGTCTCCCCTCCCTGCCCGGGACCCGGCCACCCCCAGGAACACGGCCTGCCCTGTCTCACAACAGGCCTGGAGCATTTTGGAGACAGCAGTGGCACTGGCCACCTTCTCTCCCCGGGCCCAAGGGACCCTCCACCACTGGGCAGTGCCGGGCACTGTGGGAGCCAGGCCTGGACATGATTTTATCTTGCTGACCCATCTCTCAGGGCCTTGAACTGGAGACAACTGAGGCCACTCTCTTTTTAGGAAGGAGATGACGGCCAGTGTCCCATGGTGAGCTGGGGCTACAGGGCAAGTTACCGCAAAATGAGCAGCTGAAAACCCACCTTAATCACCTTGGATTTCTGTGTGTTGGGCCTCAGGCTCAGCTCAGCCAGGCGCGTCTGGCTCCATCTCAGCTGTGGGCCGGGGCCATCGTCTCATCTGAGGCCTCATGGGGCAGGATCCTCCCAGGCTCCCTCCCTCCGTCTCAGCCGTGGGCCGGGGCCACTGTCTCATCTGAGGCTTCATGGGGCAGGATCCTCCCAGGCTCCCTCCCTCCGTCTCAGCCGTGGGCCGGGGCCACCGTCTCATCTGAGGCTTCATGGGGCAGGATCCTCCCAGGCTCCCTCCCTCCGTCTCAGCCGTGGGCCGGGGCCGCCGTCTCATCTGAGGCCTCATGGGATGGGATCCTCCCAGGCTCCCTCCACGCTGCAAGGGCCTCCCCACGGGCTGCTGGCATCCTTAGGACAGGGAGCTGGTGGTCAGAGAGCCACACCCAGACAGAAGCGGCCCTCCGGGAGTCCTGGTGTGAGGGCAGAGCCACGTGAGGATGTGCACACCCAGAGGGCCCTTGtcagcatctgtaaaatgggagtgaagTCGGCCCGGGACGGCTTCGAAAACTGTCTCTGAACTTGTCTGACAAGTACATACTGTCTGTTTAATGGGAACCTACATCTCAGAGATCCCACACAACGCCTCCtctttagagaagaaaaaacacagaTGGCAAAACAACGCAGGCAGCCTCTGTTTAAACGCACGTGCcacccccctccccgccccggtCTGgaagcctctgcacctggccttcatCTGGAAGCCTCTGGATTTAAACACACGTGGGTCCCCATCCCCCATCCAGAAGCCTCTGCATTTAAACACATGTTCCCTCGTCCAGAAGTCTCTGCATTTAAATACACATGACCCCCCATCCAGAAGTCTCTGCATTTAAACACATGTTCCCCCGTCCAGAAGCCTCTGCATTTAAACACACGTGGCCCCCCGTCCAGAAGCCTCTGCATTTAAACACACGTGGCCCCTCATCTGGAAGCCTCTGGATTTAAGCACCCATGGCCCCTTCTCTGGAAGCCTCTATATTTAAACATGTGTGGCTCCCCGTCTGGAAGCCTTTGTACTTAAATACTTGTGACCCGCTGTCTGGAAAGTGAGCTGGGCGCCGATGTCTTTTCTGTGGGATGCAGCCGGGCACACCCCTTGCCCTTCTGAGCCTGGGACCAGACAGAGCTGCCAGGCGGAGCCCGAAGGTGTGCCGAGCGCCAGTGCCaccaggggtgggggtcacacgCAGCTGTGGCCACCGTGGACGCCTGCTTTTTCGCCCTCTGCAGTTTGCCTAACCCTGTCCCTTGGGGCAGCCCTGGGCCTCTGGACAGAGCAGCCCTGGTTCCCTGTCAGGGTGAGTGATCCGGAAGAATCTGGCAGCCCGAGCCCCGCGGGTAAGGAGCAGTCAGCACAGTCAGGAACCCGGCGGAGGGAGCAGCCGGGCAGGCTGGTGGGCACTGCCTTCCAGGGAGGCGCACATCTCTCACTCCAGAAGCACCCAAGTTTACTCTGCCACGTGAGGACGCTCATCCCTCGGTCACACGAACCTAGACCTTGCTGCTTTTGGAAGCTGCAGTCAGGTGTCCTGAGGCAAGGTGGCCCCACTtccagctgctgtgcctggcacGGCCTCTGAGGCAGATGGGCTGCGCCCAGCTTGGGTGCAGTCGGTCCTCTGTTCCCTGCGCCTGTCGTGGCCTAgactccaaaaaatttaaaaattagccaggcatggtggcacacttccgtcatcccagctattttgggaggtagaggcaggaggctcaggagttgagggctgcagtgagctgtgattgctccactgccCTCTAGTTTgtacgacagagcgagactttgcctgaaagaaacaaatgaaaaagctgGGAGCTCACAGCCCTGCCTTAAGAGCTCACCGCATCCTTGGGAGGCAAAACCATGAGACGTGGCACTGCCAGGAGCTTTCTGGACGACCCAAAGCACTGTGCAGAGGGCAGGTCGTGCTGGTTGGCGCCACTACAGCAGACACCTTGGGGAGAAGGCCGCGAAATGAAGAACGGGCCAAGATAAGCCTGAGGTCTCAGACCCAGCGATCCGCTTTCACCGTGGGCGTCGGGGACCTGGTGGGCGCATGCATGCTGAGGGGGCTGTCGGCGGGTGGGCTCACTGAGCGGAGAAGGACGAAGCGGTGATACCCCCAGCATGAGGCTTCTGCTGCACAGACTCAGGCGCTCCCTCCCCTGGTGGCAGTGAGCTGGGGCCTGCTCAACACCCCCGGCCCCAGGATGTGCCTGCTGGTGCCTGAGAGAGCAGCAGCCAGGTGAGATGGGATCCCTGGGGACCCTGGAGACCCTGGTCGCAGCTGCTGGTGGCTTGGACGGCTCACACCTCACCAGGCACCCTGGGGCCGGGGAGGGGCAGAGGCTGCCGTGTGGCTGCAGGCGTGGCCCTTTCCCCTCCTCGATGACAGCTCATCCTGTGCTCCGGGTCTTCTCCATACTTTGAGGATATGAAAGGAGCCAGAACAGAAGGGGGTTCCTGCAGGGCCACCGGTGCCTCACACTGGCACCAAGGCCTGGGGCCCACAGTGTCCATGAGGGCATCCTGGAAGAGACAGGGTTCCCCCAGCCGCCACCGGCTGCCCTGCCCAGCATCAGGCCTGCAGGTCCTGCTGGAGCACATGCCTCAGGAGACTCGGGAGTGGGGCTCTCACAGGGCTGAGGCGCTCCTTTCCATCCCTCTCCTCACTTCCCTCCATCCCCTGAGGGTgctgcagggctgggcagggcgGGCTGGGAGCAGGGAGATGTACCGTGAAACCGAATTACTGCCTTTCACATTGTGACCAGGTATGCAGAAGGAACCCTCGGGATTCTCAGggttcagttttattttctatatgcaTTTTACTGAATTTGACTTGTGCAATTAAGTGTATTTTCTGTGTCCCCAGGATGATTTGAGACAACATTTAGATAAATCTTTGGAAGAGAACAGTAGCTTAAAATCACTTTTGTTGAGTATGAAAAAGGAAGTGAAGAGTGCAGACACTGCAGCCACATTAAATTTGCAGATCGCTGGTAAGTTGATCGTGTATTTGGTCACCTGGTAAACTTTAACTGTTCAAATGTGCCTAGGTAGactttgttttaaattcttcacTGCGGGAAGTGGGCAGCAGCAGACGCAGTTGGTAAGTGGGGAGCCGAGCCCCTGCCTCGCTGGCTGACGTGGAGGCTGCCTCGGCCGGAGTTTGTGGCACACGCGCGTGTCTGGGGCAGTCCTGGCATGGATGTAGGAGGCAAGGCCACCCCTGTCCTCACCCTGCCCGGCCGTCTTCCCCTCAGCACAGGGTGTCAGGGCTGCAGCTGCTGGAGGGGCCTGGTCACTGTGGGGTTTGCTGCTCCTGTCTGGCGTCCTCCCACGGTTATGCTGCCATGGAATTTGGTGAGTGAGCCTGTTGCCCAGCGTCTCAGCGTTACAGATTCAGGTTGCATTTCTGGTGAACCCGTGTCTCTCCCGAGCAGGCCTGCTGTGGTCAAGATCCAGATCTTTCTCACTTCCCtctcttcactttttttgttctgttttgctaTTTTTACAAAACTGTATTCAGTATTTCAAGTTCAGATACCTGgattttaaataaggaaatgcTGATGGAGTCTGCTGTCCATGGTAACCTTCTCGGTGTGGTGTGGAGTCTCTTGGAGGTTTTAACTCATACTTCCCTGAGATTGACAAGTGGAGCATCTCTTCCTGATCTAGCCTCTCAGGGGCTCACGGACTTTTTCTCAAAGGCCAGGTAGTAACTGTTCCAGGGCGTGTGGGTCTCAAGTGTCTGTCCCAACCAGCCGTGGCCTTTGTGGCAGGGAGGCAGCCGTGGATGAGGCCTGTGGCTGCTCTGTCTCCTTTGAGGCAGCGTCTCCTCGGATCTTTCGCCCGTTGgtttttattgggttgttttaTCGAGCGGTAAGAGTTCTTTAgggtcttcttttttatttataaattttgcttttctgtcttctgtttctttaAGATATTGTTGTAGTTACCATGGGTCCTTGAATAACCCTGTCCATTCAACATCATTTCGTCATAAaggtgatgagaaaaaaaaaatcagttctctGCCCGGGAGAACTGTGTGTGTGGTTTGCTCTCCCGGCTCTGTGGGCTTTCTCTGGGTCCGCTGGTTTCCCCCCGTGCCCCGAAGCTGTGCACGCCAGGTCATTGGCGTGTCTGACCTGTCCCATCCCGAGTGAGTGCAGGCACGAGCCGCCCTGCCGTGGGATGGCATCTGATCAGGGCTGGTTCCTGCTCCACGCCCTGAGCTGCTGAGATAAGCGGCAGCCACCTCTGCCCCTGAATTGGAACAACAGAGTAAATAATGGTCTAACTTGTCATTACTAGTCGGTCTTAAATGTATGCATAGCtcccatttattttaatgtttaatgttaGAGGTGTTTTGGTCTTTGTTTGGTGGTTTGGTGATGTTCTTGTGACTAGAAATTGCTGTGGGAGCCTCACTCCTGATCCTGTCGGCAGCCTGTGTGGATGGTGAATTTGCCTTTGTTACACACTGTGTGAGCATCACTCTTGCTCCCGTCGGCAGCCTGTGTGGACAGTGAATTCGGCTTCATTACCACTGTGTGAGCATCACTCTTGCTCCCGTCGGCGGCCTGTGTGGACAGTGAATTCGGCTTCATTACCACTGTGTGAGCGTCACTCTTGCTCCTGTCAGCGGCCTGTGTGGACAGTGAATTCGGCTTCATTACCACTGTGTGAGCGTCACTCTTGCTCCCGTCGGCGGCCTGTGTGGACGGTGAATTCGGCTTCATTACCACTGTGTGAGCGTCACTCTTGCTCCCGTCGGCGGCCTGTGTGGACGGTGAATTCGGCTTCATTACCACTGTGTGAGCGTCACTCTTGCTCCCGTCGGCGGCCTGTGTGGACGGTGAATTCGGCTTCATTAACGCTGTGTGAGCATCACTCTTGCTCCCGTCGGCGGCCTGTGTGGACGGTGAATTCGGCTTCATTAACGCTGTGTGAGCATCACTCTTGCTCCCGTCGGCGGCCTGTGTGGACGGTGAATTCGGCTTCATTAACGCTGTGTGAGCGTCACTCTTGCTCCCGTCGGCGGCGTGTGTGGACGGTGAATTCGGCTTCCGTGGCGGTCGCTTTGCTTCGTGGCCGTTTCTGGAACCATCAGTGCGAAGTGAGGATTTGCTGGACTTTCTGTTAGACTCCTTCTTAGCCTTCACTTCCAgtgtgaattttttcttttattgctaaTTCTTCCCTGAGTTCAGACCCCTCTTTTCTGACATTTCTGATTATGACTTATGTTGTTTTTTCGTTTCTTCTGTCATTTCCTTTTTGTCTCATAGGGATGTTCTTGCGCCCTAACCCTTTGCCTTACAGAAACTGGGATTTGGCTTCAATACTTTCTGCTGCTTTTTATATGAAAATTGTGCTTCTGAATTTCAGGGAGGAGGCAAGGTCAGGGCAGGTTTTCTGACCTCATGGATCAAGGATAGGGCAGCCTCCTTCTGGGGATTCTCAGGCCCTGTTCTTTCCTCCACCCTTCTCTGATGCCGTCATCATGGTTGACCTTGACCCTGACCCCACACCAGCTGTTCCTCTTGGTGCAGGCTCTGTTCTAGAAGGGACCAGGCAGGTCAGCTCTGAGGGATCGCACGGCTGCCTCAGCTTTTCCAGACTGCACGGGGGCCCCTGGCCTCACCCTCATGGGGAGGGGCAGGGCCGTGGTTCCCTGGTTGGCGCACTGGGTTTCCCAAGGGAGCAAGGACACTTGGGAGCTGTCCCGTTCTCAGAGCTGACGGCCACCCACTGCTGACGGCTGCCTTATCCCTGCAGAGGTGGACATGATGTGTGACTTGTGGCCTCTGGGGGTTTGTCCCAGCCTTTTGTGTTTGGGGTCCCAAGGCTTCCTTGTCCCTGGGATGCTGTAGTGTTGTCCCTGGGGTTCTGGTTTTGCCATCTAAGGACTTGGTTTGACCACCACGGGGACTGGAAGGTCCTGAAGCTGTGCCCCTGCGTTTCCTTCATTCATGCCCTCCGTGAACATGTCAACATAGACGCCACGTGGGGTGGCCTTCACACTGTGGGTGAGAAGAGCCTGCCATCCGTGTCACCGTCACCATTTGACCACCATCTTCCCCACCCCAGGCTTTCTCACTGCCTCTGTCAATGTGTGGTTTTGCAAGAGTGTGTCTACATGTGGGTTTATTTGTATCCCGTGTTTGGATTTGGTGACACACTAAATAGTAACTCTCTTCTCCTCTTGCGCTGGAAATCCAGAAACAGGCAGGAGTTTGTAGTTGGAAACCAGCCACATATTCCATCACTGATGGATGCAGAGTCAGAGGGCACTTCGGAGACCTCTGGCCACTGTGGGCTGCTTGGTGCTTTTCCCAAAACCCACAGGCCCTCCCTTCAGGGGCAGAGTGTGCTTCCTCGTGGAGGAGGAACCAGTAGACAGGCCCAGTGGAGGGACTGCCAGCCAGTGCTGCCTCACCCTGCCCTCACACAGGGATGTGGCTCCGTGGGGGCCTGGGGAGGGCCCAGGGTAGAAACAGCACAGGGAGGGGCCCTGGCATTCATGCTCGCCCTATCTTTGAGTCTCATTAAAACTGATCTTTTCCAGCTATATTCTTTTTCTGGTAACCAAGATCCAGTTTAAATAtagaattgttttcattttcaaaatgtgtGAATGAGTTTTACTCAGTAatggtacttttttttctttctctttcaggaCTTCAATCAAGTGTGAAGAGGCTGTGTGGCGAGATTGTGGAACTGAAGCAGCA
Coding sequences:
- the CEP72 gene encoding centrosomal protein of 72 kDa isoform X2; protein product: MARAGPRLVLSEEAVRAKSGLGPHRDLAELRSLSIPGTYQEKITHLGHSLMSLTGLKSLDLSRNSLGIQYLTALESLNLYYNCISSLAEVFRLHALTELMDVDFRLNPVVKVEPDYRLFVVHLLPKLRQLDDRPVRESERKASRLHFASEDSVDSKESVPASLKEGRPRHPRAKCTEASAKQSLVMDADDEAVLNLIAECEWDLGRPPGSTSSSQKEREADSRGSQESRHLLSPQLVQYQCGDSGKQGRETRRSSCRGCCLEKTPWSRLCGELPPPYGSEPEASCDPRPHAYFTPHPDSVDTEDSASSQKLDLSAEMVPGPLPAPGKCRKRRMPSGRFQTFSDQEGLGCLERTHGSSMPEESLSRQNSSESRNGRTLSLPEASETEEQRSRGMTDNREPSPGSHSALPRKKTALQAALLETLLDLVDRSWGGCRSLHSNEAFLAQARHILSSVEEFTAAQDGSAMVGEDVGSLALESKSLQSRLAEQQQQHAREMSDVTAELHRTHKELDDLRQHLDKSLEENSSLKSLLLSMKKEVKSADTAATLNLQIAGLQSSVKRLCGEIVELKQHLEHYDKIQELTQMLQESHSSLVSTNEHLLRELSQVRAQHRAEVEQMHWSYQELKKTMALFPHSSTSQGGCQAC
- the CEP72 gene encoding centrosomal protein of 72 kDa isoform X1 encodes the protein MARAGPRLVLSEEAVRAKSGLGPHRDLAELRSLSIPGTYQEKITHLGHSLMSLTGLKSLDLSRNSLVSLEGIQYLTALESLNLYYNCISSLAEVFRLHALTELMDVDFRLNPVVKVEPDYRLFVVHLLPKLRQLDDRPVRESERKASRLHFASEDSVDSKESVPASLKEGRPRHPRAKCTEASAKQSLVMDADDEAVLNLIAECEWDLGRPPGSTSSSQKEREADSRGSQESRHLLSPQLVQYQCGDSGKQGRETRRSSCRGCCLEKTPWSRLCGELPPPYGSEPEASCDPRPHAYFTPHPDSVDTEDSASSQKLDLSAEMVPGPLPAPGKCRKRRMPSGRFQTFSDQEGLGCLERTHGSSMPEESLSRQNSSESRNGRTLSLPEASETEEQRSRGMTDNREPSPGSHSALPRKKTALQAALLETLLDLVDRSWGGCRSLHSNEAFLAQARHILSSVEEFTAAQDGSAMVGEDVGSLALESKSLQSRLAEQQQQHAREMSDVTAELHRTHKELDDLRQHLDKSLEENSSLKSLLLSMKKEVKSADTAATLNLQIAGLQSSVKRLCGEIVELKQHLEHYDKIQELTQMLQESHSSLVSTNEHLLRELSQVRAQHRAEVEQMHWSYQELKKTMALFPHSSTSQGGCQAC